From the bacterium genome, the window CGCCGAGCCACTTCCTAAACCGTCCCGGCGCGCGGCCGAATTCGCCCCGTAAAATCGCGACCCCCGCGACCGCAGCCGAGATTATGAAGCCCCGCGCAACCCAAACGTACGCCAACCGGACCGCGCACATAAGGAACGCCAAGGCCACGAATGCCACCACGCCGAAGGCTACGGCGATTTCCGGAGGTCCGGCCGAACGACCGAGGACGAGCTTTTGGACGCCGCGGCCTACGGCGTATACCGCTAACCAGAAAAAAAGGAACAGGCCCAGGTGCCACAACTTACCCAGGACGACGACGAACACGCTCGATTCCCCGGGGGAATATCTCGCGTATAATAAAACAAACGCCGTTCCCGCGGCGGCCACGGCCGCGGCGGCGAGAACCGCTTTGACGGTTTGCCGCATCGCCGAACATATTAAAATAGAATACGCCTAGCCGCTACAAAAAAGCCGGCCCGCAGGCCGGCTTCACGTCAATCCCCCCCGCTACAACGTAACCGTTACGCCTCCGTACAAAGTACGGCCCGGCATCGGGTAATCGTAAATCGTCTGGTACGTCTTATCGGCCAAGTTTTTACCGGCGACGTAGACCTCCGCGTAATAAACCTTGAAGGCCAGCCGCGCGTTCAGAAGCGCGTACGCGTCCAGCCAGACCTTGAACGGCTCGAACGTTACCGGGTCGTAGTCGGTATACTGCTGCCGGCCTACCAGTTCCGTCGAAACCGACGGCGTCAGCGCGAACGCGCCGTCGCCGAAGTCGTGCCGGTAGCGCAACTCGGCGAACTCGGTATGTACCGGCCTATAGTCCAGCTGCTCGTCCGTCTCCCTATCTTTGGTCTGGAGGAAGGTGGCCGTCGCGTCGAGCTGCAGCCCCCGCAGCGAGGGCAGCGGCGCCGCCCGGAAGCCGACCTCGCCGCCGCGTATGAACGCCCGGGAGACGTTGTCCGGCGGCCAACCGCTTATCAGGTCGTCGTAATTAGAATAGAAGTAAATCACGTCGACTTTAAAATAAGGGCCCCACCGCAACGTCGGCCCGGCCTCGTATGACCAGCAGTACTCCGGCTTAAGGTCCGGGTTGCCGGGGCCGTAACCAGTGTCCGGCCAGAAGAGCTCGTCGAAGGTAGGCGCCCGGAAGCCCCGCCCCCCCGACGCGCGCGCGCTCACGTAATCGTTAAAGCGGTACTTTAGGCCGAGGCGCGGCGAAACGGCGTCGCCGTAAATCCCGGAGGAATCGTAACGGACCCCGAAAACGGTCGTCAACTCGTCGAAGCGTAGGTCCTCTTGGCCGAAAACGGCCCACGTCATCCCCACGCGTTTGCCTATCGCCGTGCTGTCGGTCGCCTCTCTCTCGCATTCACCGCCGAGGGCGCCTCGATTCCAAGACGTTATTTGGCGGAAGACGACGCCCCGGCCGCCGACGGCGCCGTTGCGGTGCGTATCGTCCACGGGTGGTATCGGAGCCGGGTCGACGTAGTGTCGTTTCTGGTTTTTACCGTAAACGCGCCCTTCCGCAGACCACCCTTCGCCTAACGCCCCGTCGAAACCTACGTTCACACTGGCGAAGTCGTCATCCTGCCGCGCCGACGGCGACGGGAACGACAGCGACCCGGGAACTCCCAACTCGGAGGTTTGATATTGGCCGCGGGCCGACAAGGTCGCCTCCTCGGTTACCGCGTAAGAGAGTTTGAGGTGCCCGCCTTCGCCTTCGTAATCGTCGTTTCCGCGGAAGCCGTCGGAACGACGGTAATTACCGCCGCCGGTCACGCCGATCCTGCCGAAAGGCACCCCCGCCTCGACCGCGGTCCCGACGCCGTTGTAAGTGCCGTACCTGCCGCCGAACGTCACCGTCGGCTCGGCCGGCACGCCGCGCGTAATGACGTTCACGACGCCC encodes:
- a CDS encoding TonB-dependent receptor, producing GVVNVITRGVPAEPTVTFGGRYGTYNGVGTAVEAGVPFGRIGVTGGGNYRRSDGFRGNDDYEGEGGHLKLSYAVTEEATLSARGQYQTSELGVPGSLSFPSPSARQDDDFASVNVGFDGALGEGWSAEGRVYGKNQKRHYVDPAPIPPVDDTHRNGAVGGRGVVFRQITSWNRGALGGECEREATDSTAIGKRVGMTWAVFGQEDLRFDELTTVFGVRYDSSGIYGDAVSPRLGLKYRFNDYVSARASGGRGFRAPTFDELFWPDTGYGPGNPDLKPEYCWSYEAGPTLRWGPYFKVDVIYFYSNYDDLISGWPPDNVSRAFIRGGEVGFRAAPLPSLRGLQLDATATFLQTKDRETDEQLDYRPVHTEFAELRYRHDFGDGAFALTPSVSTELVGRQQYTDYDPVTFEPFKVWLDAYALLNARLAFKVYYAEVYVAGKNLADKTYQTIYDYPMPGRTLYGGVTVTL